The following is a genomic window from Citrifermentans bemidjiense Bem.
GTCTCCGCGGCTTTGCTGTTTGGAGAAGGTGGTGAAATCGGCATAGCGGACGGTGAGGGTGACGGTCCGGCCGGTTACCTGGTATTTCCTGGCGCGCCTTCCCACCATCTCCGAAAGCTGAAGCAGGTGGAGCAGAATCTCGCTTCGCCCCGTGATGTCACGGTCCAAGGTGGTGCTGTGGCCGACGCTTTTCACCTCCTCGGCCTCGTCTTCAGGGACCACCGGCGAGTCGTCCACCCCGAGTCCCATGAAATGCAGTTTTTCCCCGGTTATGCCAAAATGCTTCTTCAGCGTCTCAACCGGAAATCTCCCGAGTTCGCCGCAGGTTTTGATGCCGAATTTCGCCAAGTGTTGCTGCATCTTGGCCCCTATGCCGCACAACGCCTGGATCGGTAGCCGTTCCATTACCTGGGCCACTTTTTCCGGATCGACGACGGTCAGTCCGTCAGGCTTTTGCATGTCGGAGGCAAGTTTGGCTAAGAGTTTGTTGGGAGCTATCCCGACCGAGCAGGTAAGGCCGAACCGTTCCCTGATCTGCTGCTTGATGAGATAGGCGATCTTTTTGGCCGAGCCGAAGAGCGATAGACTCCCGGTGACGTCGAGGAAGGCTTCGTCGATGGAGAAAACCTCTACCTGCGGGGTGTACTCACGCATGATGGCGATGATCTGTTTTGAGGTGTAGCTGTATTTGCGGTTGTTGCCGACAACGAAAATAAGCTGGGGGCATTTCTGGCGGGCCTCCCAGCTGTTCATTCCGGTCTTGACTCCGAAAGCGCGTGCTTCGTAGGAACAGGTGGTGATGATGGTTCGCTTGGCCGCACCGATGACGGCAACGGGCTTGCCGGCCAGCGCTGGGTTCGACTGCTGTTCCACCGAGGCGAAGAAGGCGTTCATGTCGATGTGAAGGATGATGCGATTGGCTTCCAATTCTCGTCCCGGCTACTGCTCCTAGACTGATATCAGGGTCCAACTCTGATCGGAGGTGTCGAACATGAGCTCAAAGAGATTGCTGCCATCGCTTACCGCGAAGTGCAGCCTGGTGACGGCGCCGAAGGAGTCCTTCCAGAAATAGGAAGTTGCGGTAATGGCATGCTTGCGGCAACGCCATTCGAACCATACCGGCTTGATTTGTGTTCCAGGGGTGAAGATGGCGGCGACTCTGACATTTTCGGCAACGGGCGGCATCAAACTACTCCATTTGCCGGTAGATGCCAACAACTTTCCCCACTATAGACACCTCCTGCTCCCCCTTCTCGATTATGATCGGCTCGTAGTTCGGGTTCTCGGGTTGTAGTCTGATGCGGTCCGCTTCGCGGTAGAACCTTTTCAGCGTGGCCTCCCCATCCACCATGGCCACCACGATATCCCGATTCGAGGCGTGGGGTTGGGGACGCACCAGCGCTAGGTCCCCCTCCACAATATGGGCGTGGACCATCGAGTCCCCTTTGACCCGCAAGAAGAAAGCGCCACCCGAAGCGAGTTGAGAGCGGTCGATGGCGAAGTGCCCCTCGATGTCTTGTATGGCCGGGTGCAGCAGGCCCGCGCGCACCACTCCCACTATGGGGAGGCTGGCCGCCTGGCTTTGGTTGCACAGCGTAATCCCCCTGGTACTCCCCTCCTGCCGGCGCAGGTATCCTTTCTTCTCCAGGGCTTCCAGATGCTTCATTACTCCCAGTGTCCCCGAAATGCCAAGCTGCGCAGCAATCTCACGCAGGGTAGGGGGGTAGCCGCACGTCTCCAGATGCCGGGTGATGATCTGAAGCACCTCCGTCTGTCGTGCCGTTAGCTGTTCCATGACGATCCTCCGTTGGTTTTCTTATGGCAACCTTACCAAATGACAACCATGCCCTGTCAAGATGGAAATCATCCTTTTTTAGCAAGTTTTGTTAGTTTTTCTTGAGCAAGAACGTTTATCTATTATAGTGTAGCCTGTTTCCGTTTTGGGAGTTGAGCCACAAGTGGAGGGAATGACATGTGTAAAGTAGAAAGCGTAATGAAAGTGGCACCACCGGTACTTGAAATGGAGAATATGAGCAGACACGGTGGCCTCACCCGACGGCAAAACAGCAGCTATTTTAGAACTTTTCTATCGCGGGGGGCGTCCCTGGTGAGGGGGGGCACGGCGCTGTTATTTTCCCTCGCCCTGTTTGCTGGTTTGGCGTCTTACGCCCGTGCGGCGGATACCTCCTCGATTTACCACACTCCGCTGGCAGGAGAGCCAGGCCAAATCGATTTCATGGGTGAAAAGGTCACTATCCCCCCCCTCGATCGCAGCGACATGACCTCCATTACGCTCGGTGCGTCGTTGCTCACCCCGCAACAGGGGGGGACCACTGCGCTCCCTGTGGCTGTTTTCTACCACCGGCGTATCAAGGACGAATATCGTGCCCGTTACACCGTCAGCCTCTTCGTGAATGAACTGGAGTACGACCGGAACCTGGGGAGTGTTGAACTGGTTACCCACTTTGAGAACTACACCCTGCCGGTGCAACAAAGCGAGGTCCTTGGAGGCCAGGAGATGAAGGGCACCTCCCTTTACTGGGGCACCCTTCTCGGGTCGGTGGGGGCGGGATGGCGTATCCCAGTGTACCCTCGGGAGGTGGATAACGACCTTCGGTTGCAGCTATTGGGACGGGTCGGGTACTTCTATGCCGACACCGGTAAGGATACCGCTGCTAATCTCTCGGTACCCAACGACACCATGCTCTATGGCGCCAGGGCTCGCGTGCACTATGACACCATGCGCCGCAACCTGCTGGAACTGCCGCACCAAGGGTTTGCCGCAGGGGGGGATCTGGATTTGATGCATCGATACAAGTGGAGCGAGCAGTCGGCTACCGCGGCGCGGGGTGGAAACCGTGATTACCTGCAGCTTTCAGGCTATCTTGCCGGGGCTGCGGGGATACCGGGAAGGTCGGAGCGCGACCGCCTAATTTATTGTGCCTATGCCGGTCACACCTTCAACAATAACGGAGACAGGTTCAACGCCTTCCGTCTCAACGGAGCCTCTTTCCCGAGCGAGGCCGACGACGTGGTCCGTCCTCACTACACCGGCATCATTTACGATAACATCCCGGTAACCTCATATGCCACCGTCTCAGCGGGTTATCGCCGCGAGCTTACCTTCTTTCTTTACCTTAGCCTGTACGGATCCTACATCTGGGCCGACCGGGCAACCGTTGAAGGCGCGAATCGGGTCACCTTCCGCGGCAAAGACGGAGGCGCGGGGACTATCACCCTCGATAGCGCCTTTTTGTGGGACTCGTCCTTTTATCTGGCCTATACATGGGAATCGGGTGTGATCCGAAACGGCCGGTCAGGAGGGGGGTACACCGTGATGTGGAACAAGCTCTTCTGAGAATTTCCCATGTCGAGGAAAAAGGGACGGAAACTTTGGGCACTCCTACCGTACGGGATGTTGCGACGGCATGAATGCCCACAGTTTTGATTTCGGCAGGTATAGAGGGCGAAACTTTCCTCCTGTTACGGAGTCGGTAGTTGGACAAGATAATCTATTACGTCGGTAGTTGCCTTTCCGCCGCTGAACTCCTGGATTTCAGGCATAATCACTACACTGCTCATCTTGTTGCCGCTTCGGTCCAACTGCTCAGGGATGGCGTTTTTGACGGCGTGCCAGATCCCCGTGAGCAGCACCATTTTCGTCTTCGGTTGTTGTTTCACGTAGTGCGCCACGGTCATCGCCATTCCGCTGTTGCGCAAGGTCTGAGCCTCGCAGAAGTACTGGAACACGCGCCCGTTGGATACACTTTCGAAAAGCGGCTGGAACGTCCGCTTTAGGAACTCGGTGTGCGTGTTGTTGAGATCGGCATTGGTTCCGATTGACAACCCTTTTCTCTCCTCCTCGGTTAATGCCTTGTACCCCTGTCGCGAAACTTTTATCACTGTCTCTCTGGGGACATTCAAGGCGACCAAAGGGATCTTGTTGTCCCGGGCAAACAAGAAAATTTCGCGGTAAAGGCGCCAGTCGTAGGTCCAGTTCTGCGCGAAGACAGGCTGGAACTGCTCCTCGGTCATTTTGCCGCTGACCCAGTTGTCGAGTTGCTGCTGGCTATTGGACTGCATCACTTCCAGTCCGATAGCCATCCGTTGTTTATGGTCTTGGAGTGAGCGAATGATCGATAGTTGCAGTTCATGGGCAGCCGGCTTGTCGTGGACCTCGCCAATCAGCACTAGGTCGGCTGCTTTGGCCTTTGCCGTCAACTGTTGGAAGGTGACTATCTCGTGATCGCTTACACGCGTGATGGACTGCATGGGCTTGGACAGACCCAAAGAGGCATAACAGCAATAGTAACGGCGTACGAAGCATGATGAGCATCTGCAATCTCCGCTGGGGCGTGTGACAACAGGAAATAGAAGCTGCAGATTACAACAATAGCTGTTAGAGAAAAATTAGAAATGACGGCGGTACGCAGGAAGCTTTTTACTGCCTGGAAGCTGCGTGAGTGCGGAGGGACGTTGTGAAATTCCTGTTAATATGCAGTACGGTGCTTCTTTTGGCCGTCGCGGGGGGAGGGGGTGCCGGTGGTGCCGAACTAGGTCCACGGGTG
Proteins encoded in this region:
- the lexA gene encoding transcriptional repressor LexA, whose protein sequence is MEQLTARQTEVLQIITRHLETCGYPPTLREIAAQLGISGTLGVMKHLEALEKKGYLRRQEGSTRGITLCNQSQAASLPIVGVVRAGLLHPAIQDIEGHFAIDRSQLASGGAFFLRVKGDSMVHAHIVEGDLALVRPQPHASNRDIVVAMVDGEATLKRFYREADRIRLQPENPNYEPIIIEKGEQEVSIVGKVVGIYRQME
- the dinB gene encoding DNA polymerase IV — protein: MEANRIILHIDMNAFFASVEQQSNPALAGKPVAVIGAAKRTIITTCSYEARAFGVKTGMNSWEARQKCPQLIFVVGNNRKYSYTSKQIIAIMREYTPQVEVFSIDEAFLDVTGSLSLFGSAKKIAYLIKQQIRERFGLTCSVGIAPNKLLAKLASDMQKPDGLTVVDPEKVAQVMERLPIQALCGIGAKMQQHLAKFGIKTCGELGRFPVETLKKHFGITGEKLHFMGLGVDDSPVVPEDEAEEVKSVGHSTTLDRDITGRSEILLHLLQLSEMVGRRARKYQVTGRTVTLTVRYADFTTFSKQQSRGDYTNNSEEIYQTAVKILDNLDLTQPVRLLGIKIANLRHHTEQLPLFAEERKKALVASAMDNVNNKFGDFAVTFGSLLGKEKGAKVISPAWRPEGVRNVDAD
- a CDS encoding ChaN family lipoprotein, with amino-acid sequence MQSITRVSDHEIVTFQQLTAKAKAADLVLIGEVHDKPAAHELQLSIIRSLQDHKQRMAIGLEVMQSNSQQQLDNWVSGKMTEEQFQPVFAQNWTYDWRLYREIFLFARDNKIPLVALNVPRETVIKVSRQGYKALTEEERKGLSIGTNADLNNTHTEFLKRTFQPLFESVSNGRVFQYFCEAQTLRNSGMAMTVAHYVKQQPKTKMVLLTGIWHAVKNAIPEQLDRSGNKMSSVVIMPEIQEFSGGKATTDVIDYLVQLPTP
- a CDS encoding porin; translation: MGEKVTIPPLDRSDMTSITLGASLLTPQQGGTTALPVAVFYHRRIKDEYRARYTVSLFVNELEYDRNLGSVELVTHFENYTLPVQQSEVLGGQEMKGTSLYWGTLLGSVGAGWRIPVYPREVDNDLRLQLLGRVGYFYADTGKDTAANLSVPNDTMLYGARARVHYDTMRRNLLELPHQGFAAGGDLDLMHRYKWSEQSATAARGGNRDYLQLSGYLAGAAGIPGRSERDRLIYCAYAGHTFNNNGDRFNAFRLNGASFPSEADDVVRPHYTGIIYDNIPVTSYATVSAGYRRELTFFLYLSLYGSYIWADRATVEGANRVTFRGKDGGAGTITLDSAFLWDSSFYLAYTWESGVIRNGRSGGGYTVMWNKLF